The Pseudomonas wenzhouensis genome has a segment encoding these proteins:
- a CDS encoding DUF4105 domain-containing protein — protein MKRTFAAIALSLSLPLHAATPEQLASDPYWIALGHYETGKLGGWRSYVDDDDFFLAEEGASNPAAELQATLTALYQPAELGDRHPQCIYPARTRWLKAQLQLDDLPSPDCADYRNWFADVNPHSTVLVFPAAYLNSPSSMFGHTLLRIDQPDIDSHNTALLSYALNFGAFIEGDDNSILYAWRGLMGGYPGLFALVPYREKLSEYNRLENRDLWEYRLNLTPEETARMVEHVWELKQIRFDYFFFDENCSYRLLELLEIARPGIELTEHFPLTAIPTDTVRAVKDAGLIERIDYRPSRERELLARAEPLDSDEQAWVLRLNENPAQLDDADFLALPAERRALIQDAAFRLVRYHANDEERSSNAQRSFQLLGAINRNPPPPLQVERPPLPEEGHESRTWQLAGGSRDDRAFAEYGLRMAYHDLNDNLDGFPLGAQIEIFQLKLRQYENNHWQLQRLDLANIRSLTPRNALLQPLSWQVGGGLERVLGEDGDSPLVGHISGGAGATWQWRDDLLGFALGTARLEYNEDFAAVVSPALGFNSGLLWRNPLGNLSLEAAGDYFHNGEVRRRLSLNQQWEVSRNLGLRLSAQREFSQLATPVNEVKLELRWYHY, from the coding sequence TTGAAACGGACATTCGCCGCCATCGCCCTAAGCCTGAGCCTGCCGCTGCATGCCGCCACACCCGAACAGCTGGCCAGCGACCCCTACTGGATCGCCCTCGGCCACTACGAAACCGGCAAGCTCGGCGGTTGGCGCAGCTATGTCGACGACGATGACTTCTTCCTCGCCGAAGAAGGAGCCAGCAACCCGGCTGCCGAACTGCAGGCGACCCTTACGGCGCTGTATCAACCTGCCGAGCTGGGCGACCGCCACCCGCAGTGCATCTACCCGGCGCGTACCCGTTGGCTCAAGGCCCAGTTGCAGCTCGATGACCTGCCCAGCCCCGACTGCGCCGACTATCGGAACTGGTTCGCCGATGTCAATCCGCACAGCACGGTGCTGGTGTTCCCGGCCGCCTACCTGAACAGCCCCTCGTCGATGTTCGGCCATACCCTGCTGCGCATCGACCAGCCGGATATCGACAGCCACAACACCGCGCTGCTGAGTTACGCGCTGAATTTCGGCGCCTTCATCGAAGGTGACGACAACAGCATCCTGTATGCCTGGCGCGGCCTGATGGGCGGCTATCCCGGCCTGTTCGCCCTGGTGCCCTACCGCGAGAAGCTCAGCGAGTACAACCGTCTGGAAAACCGCGACCTGTGGGAATACCGGCTGAACCTCACACCGGAAGAAACCGCGCGCATGGTCGAGCACGTCTGGGAGCTCAAGCAGATCCGCTTCGACTACTTCTTCTTCGACGAGAACTGCTCCTACCGCCTGCTGGAGCTGCTGGAAATCGCCCGCCCCGGTATCGAGCTGACCGAACATTTCCCGCTCACCGCCATCCCCACCGATACCGTGCGCGCGGTCAAGGATGCCGGGCTGATCGAACGCATCGACTATCGCCCGTCGCGTGAGCGCGAGTTGCTGGCACGCGCCGAACCGCTCGATAGCGACGAACAAGCCTGGGTGCTGCGCCTGAATGAAAACCCAGCACAACTGGACGATGCCGACTTTCTCGCCCTGCCGGCAGAGCGTCGCGCGCTGATCCAAGACGCCGCCTTCCGTCTGGTGCGTTACCACGCCAACGATGAAGAACGCAGCAGCAACGCTCAGCGCAGCTTCCAGTTGCTCGGTGCGATCAACCGCAATCCGCCACCGCCTTTGCAGGTCGAACGCCCACCGCTGCCCGAGGAGGGCCATGAGTCGCGCACCTGGCAACTGGCCGGCGGCAGCCGTGATGATCGCGCCTTCGCCGAGTACGGCCTGCGCATGGCCTATCACGACCTCAACGACAACCTCGACGGCTTCCCGCTCGGCGCGCAGATCGAGATATTCCAGCTCAAGCTGCGCCAATACGAAAACAACCACTGGCAGCTGCAACGCCTGGATCTGGCCAACATCCGCTCACTGACACCGCGCAATGCCCTGCTGCAGCCGCTGTCCTGGCAGGTTGGCGGCGGCCTGGAGCGGGTACTCGGCGAAGATGGCGATAGCCCGCTGGTCGGCCATATCAGCGGCGGCGCCGGTGCAACCTGGCAGTGGCGCGACGATCTGCTCGGCTTCGCCCTCGGCACTGCACGCCTGGAATACAACGAGGACTTTGCCGCCGTCGTCTCTCCGGCACTCGGATTCAATAGCGGCCTGCTGTGGCGCAACCCGCTGGGCAACCTGAGCCTGGAAGCGGCTGGCGATTACTTCCATAACGGCGAGGTACGCCGGCGCCTGTCGCTCAACCAGCAATGGGAAGTCTCGCGCAACCTGGGCCTGCGCCTGAGCGCCCAGCGCGAGTTCAGCCAACTGGCCACCCCCGTCAACGAGGTGAAACTGGAGCTGCGCTGGTATCACTATTAA
- a CDS encoding sensor histidine kinase, whose product MDIVSLKESLVAALSESKVDYDRILGLANEISKYDTENVRFSVDASHISRLGHELVSKQETAVAELIKNAYDADAEYVKAVFKETSKAGGELIISDNGMGMSRSELINGFMRISTRDKSENPCSSKYKRQRAGRKGIGRFSAQRLGMRLQLTTKREEDAAGICIEIDWSKFEDVGDLILVSNQITSDPSAGVGTTLRISDLKDSWSSAQIQRAYRFISELLQPTPLRFSPNKQDGDPGFRVEFYEERNGKQELIASEQQNILDNAHALIAGYVDENGEPYFSINSKRFGFEGGSESLLSDVRVKTVFDVEVKDYSLLAGVSFQAHYFIEDDLPPGSRNIVRNVLRKNSGIKIYRNGFRVLPYGEPQDDWLGLQRSSALRQLLPPHANSNFIGFVQLTDPDGNSFEETASREGLIENRAFSQLQDFIYKSLMHGIIKIAHARGKKIFSTDPSPKKTPSERAEGITTKISTFVESVSGKNGGMPRPAAEQAKIDEEASEILDEIILLEKDTQALLEELGMLRVLASLGLTIGEFTHETRHVLSALSAGIFTITKEIPHTDNLKTLQGNIESLQAYMRYFDKAVTQNSQRNLSVHEIRDLLGDFEQVVSSALKRQFVSLKVEVSGYDLFVKPSHKSEWASIFFNLFTNSLKAINRARVSGDIRILAGEVDDATLYIEFIDNGDGIAEENRDKVFDAFFTTSTPEDALADDEVHITGSGLGLKIIKDIVESAGGEIFISDPPQGFSTCIRIEFPRATDEEIPDELR is encoded by the coding sequence ATGGATATAGTTAGTTTAAAAGAAAGTCTAGTGGCGGCCCTAAGCGAGAGTAAAGTTGATTACGACAGAATACTTGGTCTTGCGAATGAAATCTCAAAATATGACACGGAAAATGTTAGATTTTCAGTCGATGCAAGTCATATTTCTAGATTGGGTCATGAGCTCGTTTCCAAACAGGAAACTGCTGTAGCAGAACTAATCAAAAATGCATACGACGCAGATGCTGAATATGTGAAGGCTGTTTTTAAGGAGACTTCTAAGGCAGGTGGCGAGCTAATTATTTCAGACAACGGTATGGGCATGAGCCGAAGTGAGCTTATTAATGGCTTCATGCGCATATCTACAAGAGATAAAAGCGAGAACCCATGTTCATCCAAATATAAAAGGCAGAGGGCAGGTCGGAAAGGCATAGGTAGATTTTCGGCTCAGCGCCTAGGGATGCGTTTACAGCTGACTACTAAGAGGGAGGAAGATGCAGCGGGTATATGCATTGAAATTGATTGGAGTAAATTCGAGGATGTTGGTGATCTGATTTTAGTGTCTAATCAAATTACTTCTGATCCTTCTGCTGGTGTTGGTACTACGCTCCGGATTAGTGACCTTAAGGATTCTTGGAGTAGTGCGCAAATTCAACGCGCATACCGTTTTATCTCTGAGCTTCTACAGCCTACTCCACTTCGATTCTCTCCAAATAAACAGGATGGTGATCCTGGGTTTAGAGTCGAGTTTTACGAAGAGCGTAATGGTAAGCAAGAGTTAATTGCCAGCGAACAACAAAACATTCTTGATAATGCGCATGCTCTGATTGCTGGGTATGTTGATGAAAATGGGGAACCTTATTTCTCTATTAATTCTAAGAGATTTGGTTTTGAGGGCGGTTCTGAGAGTCTTCTCTCTGATGTGCGTGTAAAAACAGTTTTCGATGTTGAAGTAAAGGATTATTCACTGCTGGCAGGCGTTAGCTTTCAGGCCCATTATTTTATTGAGGATGATCTGCCGCCAGGCTCAAGAAATATAGTTAGAAATGTCCTACGTAAAAATAGCGGAATTAAGATTTATCGTAATGGATTTCGTGTGTTGCCGTATGGTGAGCCTCAAGACGACTGGCTGGGATTGCAGCGCTCCTCAGCTCTCAGGCAATTACTGCCGCCTCATGCAAATTCAAATTTCATTGGTTTTGTGCAACTAACTGATCCTGATGGTAATAGTTTCGAGGAAACAGCTAGTCGTGAAGGACTGATTGAGAATCGGGCATTCTCTCAATTGCAAGACTTCATTTATAAGTCATTAATGCACGGAATAATTAAGATAGCGCATGCTCGCGGGAAAAAGATTTTCTCTACAGATCCGTCACCTAAGAAAACTCCATCTGAGCGCGCCGAGGGTATTACAACAAAGATTTCTACATTCGTTGAAAGCGTTAGTGGCAAAAACGGAGGGATGCCTCGCCCTGCTGCTGAACAAGCAAAAATTGACGAAGAAGCTTCTGAAATACTCGACGAAATTATCCTTCTCGAAAAAGACACTCAGGCTCTATTGGAAGAGCTTGGCATGTTACGTGTGCTCGCCAGTCTAGGATTGACTATAGGTGAATTTACTCATGAAACAAGGCATGTTTTATCTGCGTTGTCTGCAGGTATTTTTACGATAACTAAAGAGATTCCCCATACGGATAATCTGAAAACATTGCAGGGAAATATAGAGTCATTACAGGCTTATATGCGCTATTTCGATAAGGCGGTTACTCAGAATTCGCAACGAAATTTAAGTGTTCATGAGATTAGGGATCTGCTGGGCGATTTCGAGCAAGTGGTTTCATCAGCGCTTAAAAGGCAATTTGTTTCTCTAAAGGTCGAGGTTTCTGGATATGACCTTTTTGTCAAACCAAGTCATAAATCTGAGTGGGCATCGATATTTTTCAATTTATTCACTAACTCACTTAAAGCTATCAATCGAGCACGTGTCTCGGGCGATATCCGTATTCTAGCGGGTGAAGTTGATGATGCCACGCTCTATATTGAGTTCATTGATAATGGCGATGGTATTGCTGAAGAAAACAGAGACAAGGTTTTTGATGCGTTTTTTACTACTAGTACACCTGAGGATGCCCTTGCCGATGATGAGGTTCACATTACCGGTTCTGGCCTGGGTCTTAAAATAATAAAAGATATAGTCGAAAGCGCTGGAGGGGAAATATTTATTTCGGATCCTCCACAAGGGTTTTCGACTTGTATTCGTATCGAGTTTCCACGCGCCACGGATGAAGAGATTCCAGATGAGCTCCGTTAA
- a CDS encoding DUF932 domain-containing protein: MVHQVEQMAYVGTTPWHGLGNNLPRKQPIEVWQREAGMDWQIQESPVHFKSDAVGHLGAIHSFPEQKVLYRSDTKAPLSVVSNRYHTVQPREVLEFYRDMTEVSGYELETAGVLKGGRKFWALARTGQGTSIKGHDQVNGYLLLATSCDGTLATTATPTTVRVVCNNTLTVALDGTSRAIKVPHNTRFDPKVVKKQLGIAVSQWDDFMYRMRALAERKVQWHEALGYFMNVLCEVSPTGQLPEQLPNERALRRVQELYEGRGRGSDLESARGTAWGLLNAVTEYVDHERRARSTEYRLDSAWFGQGAQVKQRALDAALQMVA, encoded by the coding sequence ATGGTTCATCAAGTCGAACAAATGGCTTACGTCGGCACCACTCCCTGGCATGGCCTGGGCAACAACCTGCCTCGCAAGCAACCTATCGAGGTCTGGCAGCGTGAGGCCGGCATGGACTGGCAAATCCAGGAGTCGCCGGTTCATTTCAAATCGGATGCTGTCGGTCACCTGGGCGCGATCCATTCCTTTCCTGAACAGAAGGTGCTCTACCGCTCCGATACCAAGGCTCCACTGTCAGTGGTTTCCAACCGCTACCACACCGTACAACCGCGCGAGGTGCTGGAGTTCTATCGCGATATGACCGAGGTCTCCGGCTATGAGCTGGAGACGGCAGGTGTGCTAAAGGGCGGTCGCAAGTTCTGGGCGCTGGCACGTACAGGGCAAGGCACGTCGATCAAGGGCCACGATCAGGTCAACGGCTATTTGCTGTTGGCGACTTCCTGTGACGGCACTCTAGCGACTACGGCAACACCGACCACTGTGCGCGTGGTGTGCAACAACACCCTGACGGTGGCCCTGGACGGCACCAGCCGTGCGATCAAGGTGCCGCACAATACCCGCTTCGATCCGAAGGTGGTGAAGAAGCAACTCGGCATCGCCGTTTCGCAATGGGACGATTTCATGTACCGCATGCGCGCGCTGGCTGAACGCAAGGTGCAATGGCATGAGGCTTTGGGCTACTTCATGAACGTGCTGTGCGAGGTCAGCCCGACCGGACAATTGCCCGAGCAGTTGCCCAACGAACGTGCCCTGCGCCGTGTGCAGGAGCTGTATGAAGGGCGCGGACGTGGTTCGGATCTGGAGTCGGCTCGCGGCACTGCCTGGGGCTTGCTCAACGCGGTGACCGAGTACGTCGACCATGAGCGTCGTGCTCGCAGCACTGAGTACCGCCTCGACTCGGCCTGGTTTGGCCAAGGTGCACAGGTCAAGCAACGTGCTCTGGATGCGGCCCTGCAAATGGTCGCCTGA
- a CDS encoding Eco57I restriction-modification methylase domain-containing protein, whose product MLIEEALQLEDVQILEREERRRSLGAFYTPGFLSRLLCGWAIQDKNQVVLEPSFGGCTFLEEISSRFSVLGSVNPLKNVYGCDIDKNAFLKLESLNIVGCEGNFLQKDFLLLECGSFRSAKVDVVIGNPPYIGNSQIGSEQRKAVEKWKSTYGGGVDARSSLWVYFFIHSLNFLKEGGRLAFVLPGSFLSADYSKKVHKILKDRFSTCLVVSLAERIFISEGAEERTVILLADGFKEDAICSGLMKFAHAAKLSNLPDLFSGWEEDKSNFDDFDAIGLGSFVERSATGRFMELSRRIPNIEVGSIASVGIGIVTGDTKFFIRTLADWHGFGVADDYLKFVVPKIKGITGLNLTKAQVRSLIGSGLRCLLLDTEKKSLSTEVLIYLSRYPLEKRSLATYRKRNIWHQPDDHKIPDGFFTFLTHNGPRLILNDARVNCTNSVHRVFFKKKLSSVMTKLISLSMLSTFTQAHAEIIGRPCGSGALKLEPKDALQLKILYPEAVDEDLIKSAFRKAHRELSRVPPNENAARKIADDALGEMIGLDYQCEIKELELALQVARDHRKGNVELNLE is encoded by the coding sequence GTGCTAATCGAAGAAGCTCTTCAGCTTGAAGATGTGCAAATTTTGGAGCGTGAAGAGCGGAGGCGAAGTCTCGGTGCTTTTTATACTCCGGGTTTTTTGAGTAGATTGCTGTGCGGTTGGGCCATCCAGGATAAAAACCAAGTTGTATTGGAGCCGAGCTTCGGAGGTTGCACGTTCTTAGAAGAGATTTCTTCTCGCTTCTCCGTTTTGGGTTCAGTTAATCCATTAAAGAATGTATATGGATGTGACATAGATAAAAATGCCTTCCTGAAGCTAGAGTCTCTTAATATAGTGGGGTGCGAAGGAAACTTTTTGCAAAAAGACTTTCTGCTTCTGGAGTGTGGGTCATTCCGTAGCGCTAAGGTTGATGTCGTAATTGGTAATCCTCCATATATTGGAAACTCTCAAATTGGATCTGAGCAGCGCAAGGCTGTGGAAAAGTGGAAGAGCACCTATGGGGGGGGGGTTGATGCAAGATCGAGCTTGTGGGTCTACTTCTTCATTCACTCTCTAAATTTCCTCAAAGAAGGTGGGCGCCTTGCTTTTGTATTACCAGGTAGCTTCCTCTCAGCAGACTACTCTAAAAAAGTACATAAAATTCTCAAGGATAGGTTTTCTACTTGTCTAGTCGTATCTTTGGCGGAAAGAATTTTCATTTCTGAAGGCGCAGAAGAACGAACTGTGATTTTGTTGGCTGATGGGTTTAAAGAGGATGCTATTTGTAGTGGTTTGATGAAATTTGCTCATGCTGCAAAGCTTTCAAACTTGCCTGACTTGTTTTCTGGTTGGGAAGAAGATAAGTCTAATTTTGACGATTTTGACGCAATAGGCTTGGGCTCATTCGTTGAGCGAAGTGCGACAGGTCGCTTCATGGAGTTATCGCGTCGCATTCCAAATATTGAAGTAGGAAGTATTGCTTCGGTTGGTATTGGAATTGTTACGGGCGATACCAAGTTCTTTATTAGGACATTGGCTGATTGGCATGGATTTGGTGTTGCTGACGATTATCTAAAGTTTGTTGTGCCGAAAATTAAGGGGATTACAGGTCTTAATCTAACTAAAGCTCAGGTCAGATCATTAATTGGTTCAGGCCTTCGTTGTCTTCTTCTAGATACGGAAAAGAAAAGCCTCTCTACTGAGGTTTTAATTTATTTGAGTCGCTATCCTCTTGAGAAGCGTAGCTTGGCTACTTATAGAAAAAGGAATATTTGGCACCAGCCAGATGATCATAAAATTCCTGATGGATTCTTTACGTTCCTCACTCACAATGGGCCAAGATTAATTCTCAATGATGCCAGGGTGAATTGCACTAATTCTGTACATAGAGTTTTTTTTAAAAAGAAATTAAGCAGTGTGATGACAAAGCTGATTTCTCTTTCCATGCTTTCCACTTTTACACAGGCTCATGCGGAGATAATTGGCCGGCCATGCGGGTCCGGCGCTTTGAAACTTGAGCCTAAAGATGCATTGCAGCTTAAAATTTTATATCCTGAAGCTGTTGATGAAGATTTAATTAAGTCCGCATTCAGAAAAGCCCACAGGGAGCTTTCGAGAGTTCCTCCTAACGAAAATGCTGCGCGAAAAATCGCTGATGATGCGTTGGGGGAAATGATTGGTTTGGATTATCAGTGTGAAATAAAAGAGTTAGAACTTGCTTTGCAGGTCGCCCGCGACCATCGAAAGGGTAATGTAGAGCTAAATCTAGAATAG
- a CDS encoding integrase domain-containing protein gives MGAATTRLSDLKVKAAKPKEKDYTLTDGNGLQMRVRINGSRLWNFNYIHPITKKRLNMGLGTFPEVSLAQARKLTIEARELVAQGIDPKERRDADRQAKKAATEHTLQNVATSWYELKKDAVTPAYAEDIWRSLTLHVFPDLGVTPIASITAPKVISLLKPLETKGSLETVKRLTQRLNEIMTYGVNSGLIPANPLTGIGSVFKKPKKKNMPALPPDELKELMVAIANASIKRTTRCLIEWQLHTMTRPVEAATTRWADIDFEKRIWTIPAERMKKRRPHTVPLTDQALAILETIKPYSGHREYVFPADRNPRTHCNSQTANMALKRMGFEGRLVSHGMRSMASTTLNEHGWEPELIEVALAHVDKDEVRSAYNRADYIERRRPMMAWWSEHIQKAATGSLSVSAIQKNQEDRKVVSIP, from the coding sequence ATGGGTGCCGCAACAACGCGCCTTTCAGACCTGAAGGTCAAAGCCGCAAAGCCCAAAGAAAAGGACTACACCCTGACTGACGGCAACGGCCTACAGATGCGAGTGAGAATCAATGGATCAAGGTTGTGGAATTTCAACTACATCCACCCCATCACCAAGAAGCGACTGAATATGGGGCTCGGCACCTTCCCGGAAGTAAGCCTTGCTCAAGCCCGCAAACTGACCATTGAAGCGCGTGAGCTCGTAGCACAGGGCATTGATCCCAAAGAGAGACGCGACGCAGATCGACAGGCCAAAAAGGCCGCAACTGAACACACGCTGCAGAACGTAGCGACGTCCTGGTATGAGCTCAAAAAAGATGCAGTAACCCCCGCCTACGCCGAAGACATTTGGCGCTCGCTTACGTTGCACGTCTTCCCCGACTTGGGCGTTACACCGATCGCGTCCATAACAGCGCCGAAGGTCATCAGCCTTCTCAAGCCGCTCGAAACTAAAGGCAGCTTGGAAACCGTCAAACGCCTTACGCAGCGACTCAACGAGATCATGACCTACGGGGTCAACTCAGGCCTGATACCTGCCAACCCACTTACCGGGATTGGTAGCGTGTTCAAGAAGCCGAAGAAAAAGAACATGCCGGCCTTACCCCCCGATGAGCTCAAAGAGCTCATGGTTGCAATCGCGAACGCCAGCATAAAAAGAACCACTCGATGCCTGATCGAGTGGCAATTGCACACGATGACTCGTCCCGTTGAGGCTGCCACTACCCGCTGGGCCGATATCGACTTCGAGAAAAGGATATGGACGATCCCGGCTGAGCGCATGAAGAAACGTCGCCCGCATACGGTGCCGCTTACAGATCAAGCATTGGCCATTCTGGAAACAATCAAACCCTACAGCGGACACCGTGAATACGTGTTCCCTGCTGACCGCAATCCGCGTACTCACTGCAATAGTCAAACAGCCAACATGGCACTGAAACGCATGGGGTTTGAAGGCCGCCTGGTCAGCCACGGAATGCGCTCAATGGCCAGTACAACGCTCAATGAACACGGCTGGGAGCCTGAGCTGATCGAGGTCGCCCTCGCCCACGTCGACAAGGATGAGGTTCGTAGCGCCTACAACCGGGCGGACTACATCGAGCGCAGGCGCCCAATGATGGCTTGGTGGAGTGAGCATATTCAGAAAGCAGCTACGGGGAGTCTCTCTGTTTCTGCAATCCAGAAAAATCAGGAGGATAGAAAGGTCGTTTCGATCCCCTAA
- a CDS encoding ATP-binding protein, giving the protein MPSSSRYPLRQWIWRAFVQSALIPLILVESVLIAVYLLSNQAIRDAQIEHLQETAVKDLASAAQREGQIIDGRLRSIESLVQVYREAAYEALLDTRFQADELEHQRHAVTDSGVFYTRSDDGRAASFYANSTPLGQQDHAKAMRLSQLDPLMRSIQQANPLVAALYFNTWDSYNRIYPWFDTPAQYPHDMVIPDYNFYYLADAKHNPERKVMWTEVYLDPAGLGWMMSAIAPVYRGDFLEGVVGLDVTVGQLLGEIAELNVPWQGYAMLVSQDHDIMALPKAGEQDFGLRELTQYSYAEAVRREVLKPEDFNLAKHQDMTVLLQAMKQGDGGVQEVQLGGRNQLVAWSEIPQTGWRLLLVVDEEQIFHDTNQLAERYMQIGYLLIAGLAAFYLLFFGLMWLRSRKLSEQLARPIDGVVDMATSLGQGRYLPAVPDSHIAEVSRLADAVQQAGKQLQASEQERQETQSILQLVLESTTESLWQIDTRDLTIDLSERFVRRFGLGARHLTLSEFNQRVHPDDVERLRHLRKLFADSREEFFDAEYRYLDCHGQYLWLLSRGKVLTRDESGWPLRIAGTHVDITRLKQVQEELRHASLEAHAASQAKSRFLSSMSHELRTPLNAIHGFAQLIEMEVQDKQDARLETDYAREIVSASRHLTSLVDDILDLSSIESRRQQLQLQPIEIGALLKGCAELVQPEVQQRHLQLQVMEAAVPPLFVQGDPRRVRQILLNLLSNAIKYNSPRGMIRMGYEVRADGVRLWVDDTGPGLSSEQQAQLFQPFQRLGRESSNIPGTGIGLVLCRELATLMNGEIGVRSEPGVGSRFWLDIPSAASPDGQADEAAEAPAQAVKSLVQVLCVEDHPACMKILQASLREFAEVRGVGSCQRALAELQDSEPALVLLDIDLPDGNGLDILDAMRAEPRLRDVPVMVISAVADDRLFEDARSRGASACLSKPVDLQEVRQVALGLLYSGY; this is encoded by the coding sequence ATGCCGAGTTCTAGCCGCTACCCTCTGCGTCAGTGGATCTGGCGGGCGTTTGTGCAAAGTGCGCTCATACCGCTGATTCTGGTGGAGTCGGTGCTGATCGCGGTGTATCTGCTGAGCAATCAGGCGATTCGTGATGCGCAGATCGAACACTTGCAGGAAACGGCAGTCAAGGATCTGGCCAGTGCCGCGCAACGTGAAGGACAGATCATCGATGGGCGCCTGCGCTCCATCGAGTCGCTGGTGCAGGTTTATCGTGAGGCCGCGTACGAGGCGTTGCTCGATACGCGCTTCCAGGCCGATGAGCTCGAGCATCAGCGCCACGCAGTCACGGACAGTGGCGTGTTCTATACCCGCAGCGATGACGGGCGCGCAGCATCCTTTTATGCCAACAGTACGCCGTTGGGGCAGCAGGATCACGCCAAGGCCATGCGGCTGTCGCAACTCGATCCGCTGATGCGTTCGATCCAGCAGGCCAACCCGTTGGTGGCGGCGCTGTATTTCAATACCTGGGACAGTTACAACCGTATCTATCCCTGGTTCGATACGCCCGCGCAGTATCCCCATGACATGGTGATACCCGATTACAACTTCTATTACCTGGCCGACGCCAAGCACAACCCCGAACGTAAGGTGATGTGGACCGAGGTGTACCTCGACCCGGCTGGCCTTGGCTGGATGATGTCGGCCATCGCTCCGGTGTACCGCGGTGATTTTCTCGAGGGCGTGGTCGGCCTCGACGTGACCGTGGGCCAGCTGCTGGGCGAGATTGCCGAGCTCAACGTGCCATGGCAGGGCTACGCGATGCTGGTCAGCCAGGACCACGACATCATGGCGTTGCCCAAGGCGGGGGAGCAGGACTTCGGGCTGCGTGAGCTGACCCAGTACTCCTACGCAGAGGCTGTGCGTCGCGAGGTTCTCAAGCCGGAAGATTTCAACCTGGCCAAGCATCAGGACATGACCGTGTTGCTGCAGGCGATGAAGCAGGGCGATGGCGGCGTGCAGGAAGTGCAGCTCGGCGGGCGTAATCAATTGGTCGCCTGGAGTGAGATTCCGCAGACCGGCTGGCGTCTGCTGCTGGTGGTGGATGAAGAGCAGATCTTCCATGACACCAATCAGTTGGCCGAGCGCTACATGCAGATCGGTTACCTATTGATTGCCGGGCTGGCAGCGTTCTATCTGTTGTTCTTCGGCCTGATGTGGCTGCGCTCACGTAAGCTGAGCGAACAGCTGGCGCGCCCCATCGATGGCGTTGTCGATATGGCGACCAGCCTCGGCCAGGGCCGATATCTGCCTGCTGTTCCAGATAGTCATATCGCCGAGGTCAGCCGTCTGGCAGATGCCGTACAGCAGGCGGGCAAACAGCTGCAGGCCAGCGAACAGGAACGCCAGGAAACGCAGAGCATCCTGCAGCTGGTGCTGGAGAGCACCACTGAAAGCCTCTGGCAGATCGATACCCGTGATCTGACCATCGATCTCAGCGAGCGCTTCGTGCGGCGGTTCGGGCTTGGGGCCAGGCACCTGACGTTGAGTGAGTTCAATCAGCGTGTGCATCCGGATGATGTGGAGCGTCTACGCCACCTGCGCAAGTTGTTCGCTGACAGCAGAGAAGAGTTCTTCGATGCCGAATACCGCTATCTCGACTGTCATGGGCAATACCTGTGGCTGCTCAGCCGAGGCAAGGTGCTGACGCGCGATGAAAGTGGTTGGCCGCTGCGTATCGCTGGTACGCATGTCGATATCACCCGCCTCAAGCAGGTGCAGGAGGAATTGCGCCATGCCAGCCTGGAAGCACACGCCGCCAGTCAGGCCAAGAGTCGTTTCCTGTCGAGCATGAGCCATGAGCTGCGAACGCCGCTCAACGCCATCCACGGCTTCGCGCAGTTGATCGAGATGGAGGTACAGGACAAGCAGGACGCCAGGCTGGAGACCGATTACGCGCGCGAGATCGTCAGTGCCAGCCGCCATCTCACGTCGCTGGTCGATGACATCCTCGATCTGTCGAGCATCGAAAGCCGGCGTCAGCAGTTGCAGCTGCAACCCATCGAAATCGGCGCTCTGCTCAAGGGCTGTGCTGAGCTGGTACAGCCCGAAGTTCAGCAGAGGCACCTGCAATTGCAGGTGATGGAGGCCGCCGTGCCGCCCTTGTTCGTGCAGGGCGACCCACGTCGGGTGCGACAGATTCTGCTCAACCTGCTGTCCAATGCGATCAAGTACAACAGCCCGCGCGGGATGATTCGCATGGGCTACGAGGTGCGTGCCGACGGTGTGCGATTGTGGGTCGACGACACCGGGCCAGGGCTTTCCAGCGAGCAACAGGCGCAGCTGTTCCAGCCGTTTCAGCGCCTCGGCCGGGAGAGTTCGAACATTCCCGGCACCGGTATCGGCCTGGTGCTGTGCCGCGAACTGGCCACGCTGATGAATGGCGAGATCGGCGTGCGCAGCGAGCCGGGTGTGGGCAGTCGCTTCTGGCTTGACATACCCAGTGCAGCCAGCCCTGACGGACAGGCTGACGAGGCAGCCGAGGCACCGGCGCAGGCCGTGAAAAGTCTGGTACAGGTGCTGTGCGTGGAGGATCACCCGGCCTGTATGAAGATTCTCCAGGCATCCTTGCGAGAGTTTGCCGAGGTCAGGGGAGTGGGTTCCTGCCAGCGGGCACTGGCCGAATTGCAGGACAGTGAGCCGGCGCTGGTGTTGCTGGATATCGACCTGCCCGACGGCAACGGCCTGGATATTCTCGATGCGATGCGCGCAGAGCCACGTTTGCGTGATGTGCCGGTGATGGTGATCAGCGCAGTGGCCGATGATCGGTTGTTCGAAGACGCCAGGTCACGCGGCGCATCGGCTTGCCTGAGCAAGCCGGTGGATCTGCAAGAGGTGCGTCAGGTCGCGCTGGGCTTGCTGTACAGCGGCTATTGA